A window from Desulfotignum phosphitoxidans DSM 13687 encodes these proteins:
- a CDS encoding flavin reductase family protein, with the protein MKEQWQSAFGQMTYGIYVLTTKTDDGINGMIASWVTQVSYDPPLIMAAVHPNRYSHDMIVTTRAFGLHIINQSQKDLLKRFKGPDPKEKFAGINWKTGTAGVPILKNCLAWFELEVIEQHQPGNHTLFIAKVVDAGVHSEGTPLTTLDYEGMYVGKK; encoded by the coding sequence ATGAAAGAACAGTGGCAGTCGGCCTTCGGGCAGATGACCTATGGAATTTATGTGTTGACCACGAAAACAGATGATGGGATCAACGGCATGATCGCCTCCTGGGTGACCCAGGTGTCGTATGATCCGCCTTTGATCATGGCGGCGGTGCATCCCAACCGGTACTCCCACGACATGATCGTTACCACCCGGGCGTTCGGGCTGCACATCATCAATCAGTCCCAAAAAGACCTGCTCAAACGGTTTAAAGGGCCGGACCCGAAGGAAAAGTTTGCCGGAATAAACTGGAAAACCGGAACCGCCGGGGTACCTATTTTGAAAAACTGCCTGGCCTGGTTTGAACTGGAAGTGATCGAACAGCATCAGCCCGGCAACCACACCCTGTTTATCGCAAAAGTCGTGGATGCCGGGGTTCATTCGGAAGGCACACCTTTGACCACACTGGATTACGAAGGCATGTATGTGGGGAAGAAGTAA
- a CDS encoding transporter substrate-binding domain-containing protein: MILIVLLWVGAGYAGQIDLSLDDMALTPAETAWLEKNPVISAGGPLAFPPFHFFDDQGNVNGISAEYLFSIMEALGLEVTVRKKLPWTEVLEKARSGQIDIIACAAKTAERETYLSFSIPYLSFPLVILTRKDAPFIGGIQDLHGKTLAVIEKNATIDWLKKDGIAFVPYYVNSPAEQLRAVAAGRVDAVIENLAAATHIIQTHGLTNVKIAAPTPYESYDLHMAVPKTSPELLGILNKAIGAITPAQHMRIKNDWLSVRYEHGLQKSDILKWVATVVFMAAVILFVVISWNRTLKKEIAAKKKLIEELKDAMAEIKTLKGIVPICSGCKKIRNDKGFWNHLEVFIEEHSQASFSHGLCPECEEKLYGGQPWYSPRKKQSTEKQE, from the coding sequence GTGATCCTGATAGTCCTGCTTTGGGTCGGTGCCGGGTATGCCGGTCAGATCGATCTTTCTTTGGATGACATGGCCCTGACACCCGCTGAAACCGCCTGGCTGGAGAAAAATCCGGTCATTTCAGCGGGGGGCCCACTGGCATTTCCGCCGTTTCATTTTTTTGATGATCAGGGGAATGTGAACGGCATTTCAGCGGAATACCTGTTTTCGATCATGGAGGCATTGGGCCTCGAAGTGACTGTTCGAAAAAAACTGCCCTGGACAGAGGTGCTGGAAAAAGCGAGATCCGGTCAGATCGATATAATTGCCTGTGCGGCCAAAACAGCTGAAAGGGAGACCTATCTGTCTTTTTCCATTCCCTATCTTTCCTTTCCTTTGGTCATCCTGACCCGAAAGGACGCGCCGTTTATCGGGGGCATCCAGGATCTGCACGGCAAAACCCTGGCGGTCATCGAGAAGAACGCCACCATCGACTGGCTGAAAAAAGACGGCATCGCATTTGTACCCTATTATGTCAATTCTCCGGCTGAACAACTCAGGGCAGTGGCAGCCGGACGTGTGGATGCTGTTATAGAAAACCTGGCAGCCGCCACCCATATTATCCAGACCCATGGGCTGACCAATGTCAAAATCGCGGCCCCCACGCCCTATGAAAGTTATGATCTTCACATGGCGGTTCCAAAAACCAGTCCGGAGCTGCTGGGAATCCTGAACAAGGCCATCGGGGCCATCACTCCCGCACAGCACATGCGGATAAAAAACGACTGGCTGTCGGTGCGGTATGAACACGGATTGCAGAAAAGCGACATTTTAAAATGGGTCGCCACGGTTGTGTTTATGGCGGCGGTGATTCTGTTTGTGGTGATCTCATGGAACCGGACCCTGAAAAAGGAGATTGCCGCCAAAAAAAAGCTGATCGAGGAACTGAAAGATGCCATGGCCGAGATCAAAACCCTGAAAGGGATTGTTCCCATCTGTTCCGGGTGTAAGAAAATAAGGAATGACAAGGGATTCTGGAACCATCTGGAAGTGTTTATAGAAGAACATTCCCAGGCTTCTTTCAGCCATGGGCTGTGTCCGGAATGTGAAGAAAAACTGTATGGCGGGCAGCCATGGTATAGCCCTCGTAAAAAACAAAGCACTGAAAAACAGGAGTAA
- a CDS encoding Lcl C-terminal domain-containing protein, translating into MENRFKPDNDVVIDEHTGLMWTQNAGLVEFPLTWEEALAEIKTFNETGLFGYHDWKLPNRRELFSLMSHEVINPSVDAGHLFTGIFHGYYWTSTTCARLPDQAWYIHLGGARVFKGMKHRSYMVWPVRKIHPGGSRVWQTGQTVCYDGSGSRLDCDGSGQDGEIQSGKTWPEPRFRPEDDSIHDTGTGLVWLRHANAFDGPMDWNTAFDRVAQMNRDRVQGYDDWRVPEIRDLESLTDMDHHSPALPENHPFTHVQAFYWSATTSQYDTGYAWVLYTKDGPVGVGYKPLTEFFLWPVRGPYTGMGADDEADR; encoded by the coding sequence GTGGAAAACAGGTTCAAACCGGACAACGATGTTGTTATCGATGAACACACGGGTCTGATGTGGACTCAAAATGCCGGGCTGGTGGAATTTCCCTTGACCTGGGAGGAGGCCCTGGCAGAGATAAAAACATTCAACGAAACCGGACTGTTCGGGTATCATGACTGGAAACTGCCCAACCGCCGGGAATTGTTCAGCCTGATGAGTCATGAAGTGATCAACCCCAGCGTCGATGCCGGTCACTTGTTTACCGGCATTTTTCACGGGTATTACTGGACGTCCACCACCTGTGCCCGGCTGCCGGACCAGGCCTGGTATATCCACCTGGGCGGGGCCCGGGTGTTCAAGGGAATGAAGCATCGTTCCTACATGGTCTGGCCGGTGCGAAAGATCCATCCCGGTGGTTCCCGGGTGTGGCAGACCGGACAGACCGTTTGTTATGATGGGTCCGGCAGCCGGTTGGACTGCGACGGGTCTGGCCAGGACGGGGAGATTCAGAGCGGGAAAACCTGGCCGGAGCCTCGGTTCAGACCAGAGGACGACAGCATCCATGACACCGGCACCGGCCTGGTCTGGCTGAGACATGCCAATGCCTTTGACGGCCCCATGGACTGGAACACGGCATTTGACCGGGTCGCACAGATGAACCGGGACCGGGTACAAGGATATGATGACTGGCGGGTTCCGGAAATCCGGGACCTGGAAAGCCTCACAGACATGGACCATCATTCCCCGGCCCTGCCTGAAAATCATCCGTTTACCCATGTTCAGGCGTTTTACTGGTCCGCCACCACCAGCCAATATGATACCGGGTATGCCTGGGTTTTGTACACAAAGGACGGGCCTGTGGGGGTCGGGTACAAGCCGCTGACTGAATTTTTTCTGTGGCCGGTGCGCGGCCCTTATACCGGCATGGGAGCCGATGATGAAGCTGATCGCTGA
- a CDS encoding dihydropteroate synthase — protein MMKLIADNLRITRPDIRRALQQLDPKPVQDLVKACEARGAWAIDVNTGPLGKQAGPGMRFFMEAVQAVTDLPLLIDTANPDAMAAGVKAAENRIILNGFSLEPRKLEQILPLARDSNADIVGFLLYPDSRVPIDAAQRFEVAQDLMEAVESAGVAKERVIIDPVIPPLAWADGIVQAREVMKVIRTLPDLLGFPVKTIGGISNLGTNAPDRAARLAVELSYVAMLASAGLDYALLDILNFDLVRAAKVSGILARENLFSWAMVP, from the coding sequence ATGATGAAGCTGATCGCTGATAACCTGCGCATCACAAGGCCGGACATCCGTCGGGCCTTGCAGCAGTTGGACCCAAAACCGGTGCAGGATTTGGTGAAAGCCTGTGAAGCCCGGGGGGCCTGGGCCATTGACGTGAATACCGGTCCTCTGGGAAAACAGGCAGGGCCGGGCATGCGGTTTTTCATGGAGGCGGTCCAGGCAGTGACTGACCTGCCCCTGCTTATTGATACGGCCAACCCCGATGCCATGGCCGCCGGGGTCAAGGCGGCGGAAAACCGAATTATTCTTAACGGATTTTCTCTGGAACCCCGGAAACTGGAACAGATTCTGCCGCTTGCCAGAGATTCTAATGCGGATATCGTGGGATTTCTGCTGTATCCGGACTCCCGGGTGCCGATAGATGCAGCCCAGCGGTTCGAGGTGGCCCAGGATCTGATGGAAGCAGTGGAATCTGCCGGTGTGGCCAAGGAGCGGGTGATCATCGATCCGGTGATCCCGCCCCTGGCCTGGGCGGACGGGATTGTTCAGGCCAGAGAGGTAATGAAGGTGATCCGCACCCTGCCCGATCTTTTGGGGTTTCCGGTCAAGACCATCGGCGGTATCTCCAATCTGGGAACCAACGCCCCGGACCGGGCGGCACGGCTGGCTGTCGAGCTAAGCTATGTGGCCATGCTGGCGTCGGCCGGTCTGGATTATGCACTTCTGGATATATTGAATTTCGACCTGGTCCGGGCAGCGAAAGTGTCCGGCATCCTGGCCAGAGAAAATCTTTTTTCCTGGGCCATGGTACCTTAA
- a CDS encoding GMC oxidoreductase, producing MMTEPIFDFDYLVIGSGFGGSVSAMRLSQKGYKVGVIEAGKRWSGNDFAKTNWHLRKYLWMPKLFLYGIQRMNLLNDIFILSGAGVGGGSLNYANTLYVPPDSFFDHEVVKRMGGKSELMPYYELAQKMLGATENRYIGEADHLMRQTAAEYGREHTFHKTRVGVYFGEQGKKAKDPYFLGQGPDRVGCELCGACMTGCRKDAKNTLDKNYLFFAEKFGAQIIAEHGVTDIFPLSDDGSEGYRVTAVKTTGILRLETVYYTKGIVLSAGVLGTLSLLLTMKEKGRLPNLSDQLGHRVRTNSEAILSVRANCRAADFSKGVAITSSVHPDDHTHMEPVRYAQGNDFLGLLAVLMTDGGGRVPRIVRYIANVLRHPISFFRLLNPFGFARRNLIVLVMQTHDNYLNVSRKHRKIWPFVKTLASRQASDRKNPVYIPIAHDFVRRLARRVDGIPVSIFSEVYLNAPITAHIMGGCSAHTDPEKGVIDDRNQVMGYKNMRVADGSMIPANLGVNPALSITALAERAMSFVPAKQSNINFLQVEKKWGITELLNRSDTKQTGEFI from the coding sequence ATGATGACCGAGCCGATTTTTGATTTTGACTATCTTGTCATCGGATCCGGTTTCGGCGGCAGCGTGTCTGCCATGCGTTTGTCCCAGAAAGGCTACAAGGTGGGCGTTATCGAAGCGGGAAAAAGATGGTCAGGCAACGATTTTGCCAAAACCAACTGGCACCTGCGCAAATACCTGTGGATGCCCAAACTGTTTTTATATGGCATTCAGCGGATGAACCTGCTCAATGATATTTTTATCTTGAGCGGCGCCGGTGTGGGCGGCGGCAGTCTGAACTATGCCAATACCCTGTATGTGCCCCCGGATTCTTTTTTTGATCATGAAGTTGTCAAGCGCATGGGGGGAAAATCCGAACTCATGCCCTATTATGAGCTGGCCCAAAAAATGCTGGGGGCCACGGAAAACCGGTATATCGGCGAGGCAGACCATCTGATGCGCCAGACTGCGGCGGAATATGGAAGGGAGCACACCTTTCACAAAACCCGGGTGGGGGTGTATTTCGGAGAACAGGGCAAAAAAGCCAAAGACCCTTATTTTCTGGGACAGGGGCCGGACCGGGTGGGGTGTGAACTGTGCGGGGCATGCATGACCGGATGTAGGAAAGATGCCAAAAACACGCTGGACAAAAATTATCTGTTTTTTGCGGAAAAATTCGGGGCTCAGATCATTGCTGAACACGGGGTGACAGATATTTTTCCGTTGTCGGACGACGGGTCTGAGGGATACCGGGTCACGGCGGTGAAGACCACGGGAATCCTGAGACTTGAAACCGTTTATTACACAAAAGGGATTGTGCTGTCCGCCGGGGTCCTGGGAACCCTGTCTTTGCTGCTGACCATGAAGGAGAAAGGGCGATTGCCCAACCTGTCGGATCAGCTGGGGCATCGGGTCAGAACCAACAGTGAAGCCATTTTGTCGGTCAGGGCCAATTGCCGGGCCGCAGATTTTTCCAAAGGCGTGGCCATTACATCGAGTGTGCATCCGGACGACCATACCCATATGGAGCCGGTGCGGTATGCCCAGGGCAATGATTTTTTAGGGCTTTTGGCCGTCTTGATGACCGACGGCGGGGGCCGGGTCCCCCGGATAGTCCGGTATATCGCCAATGTGCTGAGACATCCGATATCGTTTTTCCGGCTGTTGAATCCGTTTGGATTTGCCCGCAGAAACCTGATCGTTCTGGTGATGCAGACCCATGACAACTATTTGAATGTGTCCCGGAAACACCGAAAGATCTGGCCGTTTGTCAAAACCCTGGCATCGAGACAGGCCAGTGACAGAAAAAATCCGGTCTACATCCCCATTGCCCATGACTTTGTCCGGCGCCTGGCCCGGCGGGTGGACGGCATTCCGGTCAGCATTTTTTCAGAAGTGTATCTGAACGCGCCCATCACGGCCCATATCATGGGGGGATGCAGTGCGCACACAGATCCGGAAAAAGGGGTAATCGATGACAGAAATCAGGTTATGGGGTATAAAAACATGCGGGTGGCGGACGGGTCCATGATACCGGCCAACCTGGGGGTGAATCCGGCGTTGTCCATCACTGCTCTGGCGGAAAGGGCCATGTCCTTTGTTCCGGCAAAACAGTCAAATATAAACTTTTTACAGGTGGAAAAAAAATGGGGAATCACAGAGTTGCTGAACAGATCGGACACAAAACAGACAGGGGAATTCATTTGA